AAATATGCTTAATATTGCTGTAATGTTGAACGAAAAAAAGGAACGGGTTATTATGGGCATAGATCCCGGCACTGCGGTGATGGGTTATGGCGTAATTTTAGAGAAGGGAAATAAAACAGAACTGATCAGTTTAGGCGTGGTAAAGATGACCCATTTAGATGATCCTTTTCTTAAGCTTCAGCGGATATTCGAAAAAACAGTGGTTTTGATCGATCAGTACAAGCCCGATGTTCTGGCCATCGAAGCACCGTTTTATGGAAAAAATATTCAGGTATTGTTAAAACTGGGTCGGGCGCAGGGCATTGCCATTGCAGCTGCACTCTCCAGAAATATCTCGGTGACTGAATATTCTCCACGTAAGATCAAACAATCGATTACGGGTAGCGGAAATGCCACTAAAGAGCAAGTGGCAGCCATGTTGCAACGCT
The nucleotide sequence above comes from Pedobacter riviphilus. Encoded proteins:
- the ruvC gene encoding crossover junction endodeoxyribonuclease RuvC, which translates into the protein MLNEKKERVIMGIDPGTAVMGYGVILEKGNKTELISLGVVKMTHLDDPFLKLQRIFEKTVVLIDQYKPDVLAIEAPFYGKNIQVLLKLGRAQGIAIAAALSRNISVTEYSPRKIKQSITGSGNATKEQVAAMLQRLLNFKETPEFLDATDGLAVAVCHSFQKITSGGKSKTYSGWESFVSDNKTKVKGITVKAKK